The genome window GGCGTTATAAATTCCTCTAGCCATAATGCCCCGATTGTACTAATGTATAATACATATCACTACACCGAAGGTGGACATCATGAGTGTTACGAGTATTCGAATTGCTGACGACGTGGAAAAACCCCTGGAGGTTCTTTCCAAAAAGCTTGATAGGAGCAAGAATTATCTTATAAATCAAGCGATTAAAGAATTTCTCGCGAGACAATCTCTGGAGGATTCAAGGT of Pseudomonadota bacterium contains these proteins:
- a CDS encoding CopG family ribbon-helix-helix protein; amino-acid sequence: MSVTSIRIADDVEKPLEVLSKKLDRSKNYLINQAIKEFLARQSLEDSRWQDTLEALESIKAGKFIDEEDVNAWLNSWGTNNRKSPPKS